The following proteins are encoded in a genomic region of Kosakonia oryzae:
- the nifN gene encoding nitrogenase iron-molybdenum cofactor biosynthesis protein NifN, whose amino-acid sequence MAEIIRSKKPLAVSPVKSGQPLGAILASMGFEQSIPLVHGAQGCSAFAKVFFIQHFHDPIPLQSTAMDPTSTIMGADENIFTALNVLCSRNNPKAIVLLSTGLSEAQGSDISRVVRQFRDEFPRHKGVALLTVNTPDFYGSLENGYSAVLESMVEQWVPEKPQPGVRNRRVNLLLSHLLTPGDVELLRSYVEAFGLQPVIVPDLSQSLDGHLASGDFSPITQGGSSLRLIEQMGQSLGTFAIGVSLSRAAQLLAQRSHAEVVTLPHLMTMSQCDTFIHQLKRLSGRDVPAWIERQRGQLQDAMIDCHMWLQGAPVALAAEGDLLAAWCDFARDMGMVPGPVVAPVSQKGLQDLPVEKVIIGDLEDMQDLLCDTPASLLVSNSHAVDLASQFNIPLVRAGFPLFDRLGEFRRVRQGYAGMRDTLFELANALRDRHHHLAAYHSPLRQRFYEPASSGGDYATC is encoded by the coding sequence ATGGCAGAAATTATCCGTAGTAAAAAGCCGCTGGCCGTCAGCCCGGTAAAAAGCGGCCAGCCGCTGGGCGCGATTCTGGCGAGCATGGGCTTTGAACAGAGCATTCCGCTGGTTCATGGCGCTCAGGGGTGCAGCGCCTTCGCGAAGGTCTTTTTTATCCAGCATTTTCATGATCCGATCCCGCTGCAATCGACGGCAATGGACCCGACATCCACCATTATGGGTGCCGATGAGAACATCTTTACCGCGCTGAATGTACTGTGCTCGCGCAACAACCCGAAAGCGATTGTTCTGCTGAGCACCGGCCTTTCCGAGGCGCAGGGTAGCGATATTTCGCGCGTGGTGCGCCAGTTCCGCGATGAATTCCCGCGCCATAAAGGGGTGGCGCTGCTGACCGTTAATACACCGGATTTTTACGGCAGCCTGGAAAACGGCTACAGCGCGGTGCTGGAGAGCATGGTTGAACAATGGGTGCCGGAAAAACCGCAGCCGGGCGTGCGCAATCGCCGCGTAAACCTGCTGCTCAGCCATTTGCTGACGCCGGGCGACGTCGAGTTGCTGCGCAGCTATGTCGAGGCATTTGGCCTGCAACCGGTGATTGTGCCGGATCTCTCCCAATCGCTGGATGGCCATCTCGCCAGCGGGGATTTCTCGCCGATTACCCAGGGCGGCAGCAGCCTGCGGCTGATTGAACAGATGGGACAGAGCCTCGGCACCTTCGCCATTGGCGTTTCCCTCTCCCGTGCCGCACAGTTGCTGGCGCAGCGCAGCCATGCGGAGGTCGTCACGTTGCCGCACCTGATGACCATGAGCCAGTGCGATACGTTTATTCACCAACTGAAGCGCCTCTCCGGGCGCGATGTGCCGGCGTGGATCGAGCGCCAGCGCGGGCAATTGCAGGATGCGATGATCGATTGTCATATGTGGTTGCAGGGCGCGCCCGTCGCGCTGGCCGCCGAGGGCGATCTGCTCGCCGCCTGGTGCGATTTCGCCCGCGATATGGGCATGGTTCCCGGCCCGGTGGTGGCACCGGTGAGCCAGAAAGGGTTGCAGGATCTGCCGGTCGAAAAAGTGATCATCGGCGATCTGGAGGATATGCAGGATCTGCTGTGCGATACGCCTGCATCGCTGCTGGTGTCCAATTCTCATGCCGTTGATTTGGCCAGCCAGTTCAACATTCCGCTGGTGCGCGCCGGTTTCCCCCTGTTCGACCGTCTGGGCGAATTTCGCCGCGTGCGCCAGGGTTACGCCGGGATGCGCGACACCTTGTTTGAGCTGGCGAATGCGCTGCGCGATCGCCACCATCATCTTGCCGCTTATCACTCGCCGCTGCGCCAGCGTTTTTACGAACCCGCATCTTCGGGAGGTGACTATGCAACATGTTAG
- the nifK gene encoding nitrogenase molybdenum-iron protein subunit beta — protein sequence MSQSAEKIQNCHPLFEQDAYQMLFKDKRQLEEAHDPARVQEVFQWTTTAEYEALNFQREALTIDPAKACQPLGAVLCSLGFANTLPYVHGSQGCVAYFRTYFNRHFKEPIACVSDSMTEDAAVFGGNNNLNTGLQNASALYKPEIIAVSTTCMAEVIGDDLQAFIANAKKDGFVDAAIPVPYAHTPSFIGSHITGWDNMFEGFARTFTADYSGQPGKLPRINLVSGFETYLGNFRVLKRMMEQMEVPCSLLSDPSEVLDTPADGHYHMYAGGTTQQEMREAPDAIDTLLLQPWQLVKTKKVVQESWNQPATEVQIPMGLAGTDELLMAVSQLTGKAIPDSLALERGRLVDMMLDSHTWLHGKKFGLFGDPDFVMGLTRFLLELGCEPTVILCHNGSKRWQKAMKKMLEASPYGKESEVFINCDLWHFRSLMFTRQPDFMIGNSYAKFIQRDTLAKGEQFEVPLIRLGFPLFDRHHLHRQTTWGYEGAMSILTTLVNAVLEKVDRETIKLGKTDYSFDLIR from the coding sequence ATGAGCCAAAGTGCTGAGAAAATTCAAAACTGTCATCCGCTGTTTGAACAGGATGCGTACCAGATGCTGTTTAAAGATAAACGGCAACTGGAAGAGGCCCACGATCCGGCGCGCGTGCAGGAGGTCTTTCAATGGACCACCACCGCAGAGTATGAAGCGCTTAACTTTCAACGCGAAGCGCTGACCATCGATCCGGCCAAAGCCTGCCAGCCGCTGGGCGCGGTACTGTGCTCGCTGGGCTTTGCCAATACCCTGCCGTATGTTCACGGCTCCCAGGGGTGCGTGGCCTATTTCCGCACCTATTTTAACCGTCACTTTAAAGAGCCGATTGCCTGTGTTTCCGACTCGATGACGGAAGATGCGGCAGTATTCGGCGGCAACAACAACCTGAACACCGGGTTGCAGAACGCCAGCGCTCTCTACAAGCCGGAAATCATTGCCGTCTCCACCACCTGTATGGCGGAGGTCATCGGCGACGATCTGCAGGCGTTTATTGCTAACGCCAAAAAAGACGGTTTTGTCGATGCGGCGATCCCGGTGCCTTACGCGCACACGCCAAGCTTTATCGGCAGCCATATCACCGGCTGGGACAATATGTTCGAGGGCTTCGCCCGTACCTTTACCGCCGATTACAGCGGGCAACCGGGCAAGTTACCGCGTATCAACCTGGTCAGCGGATTTGAAACCTATCTCGGCAATTTCCGCGTGCTGAAACGCATGATGGAGCAAATGGAGGTGCCGTGCAGCCTGCTTTCCGATCCCTCCGAAGTGCTGGATACCCCGGCTGACGGGCATTATCACATGTATGCCGGCGGTACGACCCAGCAGGAGATGCGCGAAGCGCCTGATGCTATCGACACCCTGCTGCTGCAACCCTGGCAACTGGTGAAAACCAAAAAAGTGGTGCAGGAAAGCTGGAACCAGCCCGCTACCGAGGTGCAAATCCCGATGGGACTGGCCGGAACCGACGAACTGCTGATGGCGGTAAGCCAGTTAACCGGCAAAGCCATTCCGGATAGCTTAGCGCTGGAGCGCGGTCGGCTGGTGGACATGATGCTCGACTCCCACACCTGGCTGCACGGCAAGAAATTTGGCCTGTTCGGCGACCCGGATTTTGTCATGGGGCTGACCCGCTTCCTGCTGGAACTGGGCTGCGAACCGACGGTGATTCTGTGCCATAACGGCAGCAAGCGCTGGCAGAAAGCGATGAAGAAAATGCTTGAAGCCTCGCCGTACGGGAAAGAGAGCGAAGTCTTTATCAACTGCGATCTGTGGCATTTCCGCTCGCTGATGTTTACCCGTCAGCCGGACTTTATGATCGGCAACTCCTACGCCAAGTTTATCCAGCGCGATACGCTGGCGAAGGGTGAACAGTTTGAAGTGCCGCTGATCCGCCTTGGGTTCCCGCTGTTCGATCGCCACCATCTGCACCGCCAGACCACCTGGGGTTACGAAGGGGCCATGAGTATCCTCACCACGCTGGTTAATGCGGTGCTGGAGAAAGTCGACAGAGAGACCATCAAGCTCGGCAAAACCGACTACAGCTTCGATCTTATCCGTTAA
- the nifH gene encoding nitrogenase iron protein: MTMRQCAIYGKGGIGKSTTTQNLVAALAEMGKKVMIVGCDPKADSTRLILHAKAQNTIMEMAAEVGSVEDLELEDVLQIGYGDVRCAESGGPEPGVGCAGRGVITAINFLEEEGAYVPDLDFVFYDVLGDVVCGGFAMPIRENKAQEIYIVCSGEMMAMYAANNISKGIVKYAKSGKVRLGGLICNSRQTDREDELIMALAEKLGTQMIHFVPRDNIVQRAEIRRMTVIEYDPKCNQANEYRSLANKIVNNTKMVVPTPITMDELEALLMEFGIMDVEDASIIGKTAAEENAV; this comes from the coding sequence ATGACCATGCGTCAATGCGCCATTTACGGCAAAGGTGGTATCGGTAAATCCACCACCACGCAAAACCTGGTCGCCGCGCTGGCGGAGATGGGCAAGAAAGTAATGATCGTCGGCTGCGACCCGAAAGCGGACTCCACGCGTCTGATCCTGCATGCGAAAGCGCAGAACACCATTATGGAGATGGCGGCTGAAGTCGGCTCCGTGGAAGACCTGGAACTGGAAGATGTGCTGCAAATCGGTTACGGCGACGTACGTTGTGCAGAATCCGGTGGCCCGGAACCCGGCGTTGGCTGTGCCGGTCGCGGGGTCATTACCGCCATCAACTTCCTGGAAGAAGAAGGCGCCTATGTTCCCGACCTCGATTTCGTCTTTTATGACGTGCTGGGCGACGTGGTGTGCGGGGGTTTCGCCATGCCAATTCGCGAAAACAAAGCGCAGGAGATCTACATCGTCTGCTCCGGCGAAATGATGGCGATGTACGCTGCCAACAACATCTCTAAAGGCATCGTGAAATACGCCAAATCCGGCAAAGTACGCCTTGGCGGGCTGATCTGTAACTCCCGTCAGACCGACCGCGAAGATGAGCTGATCATGGCGCTGGCGGAAAAACTCGGCACCCAGATGATCCACTTCGTTCCGCGCGACAACATTGTACAGCGCGCTGAAATCCGCCGTATGACGGTGATTGAGTACGATCCGAAGTGCAACCAGGCCAACGAATACCGCTCGCTGGCGAACAAGATCGTCAACAACACCAAAATGGTGGTGCCAACGCCGATCACCATGGATGAACTGGAAGCGCTGTTGATGGAATTCGGCATTATGGATGTGGAAGACGCCAGCATTATCGGTAAAACCGCCGCAGAAGAAAACGCGGTTTGA
- a CDS encoding NifB/NifX family molybdenum-iron cluster-binding protein codes for MQHVSRQFSTICDSEWSMRVAFASSDYHHVDQHFGATPRLVVYGVKEDDVTLLRVVDFSVLPGHQQEKLTSRINALEDCVTLYCVAIGEAVFRQLLQVGVRAVRVPAETTIVGLLQEIQHYWYDKEQRRSARSRNPDRFAGLLAEDEWQEEDER; via the coding sequence ATGCAACATGTTAGCCGACAATTCAGCACCATCTGCGACAGTGAATGGTCGATGAGAGTGGCCTTTGCCAGTTCCGATTACCACCATGTCGATCAGCATTTCGGCGCGACGCCGCGGCTGGTGGTGTACGGCGTTAAAGAGGATGACGTCACCCTGCTGCGGGTGGTGGATTTCTCGGTACTGCCCGGCCATCAGCAGGAGAAACTGACCAGCCGGATTAACGCGCTGGAGGATTGCGTGACGCTCTACTGCGTGGCGATCGGCGAGGCGGTGTTTCGCCAGCTTTTGCAGGTTGGCGTGCGCGCGGTGCGCGTTCCAGCAGAGACGACGATTGTCGGGCTGTTGCAGGAAATCCAACACTACTGGTACGACAAAGAGCAGCGAAGAAGCGCGCGCAGCCGCAATCCCGATCGCTTTGCCGGGCTGCTGGCGGAAGATGAGTGGCAGGAAGAGGATGAGCGCTGA
- the nifE gene encoding nitrogenase iron-molybdenum cofactor biosynthesis protein NifE gives MKGNEILALLDEPACEHNHKQKSGCSAPKPGATAGGCAFDGAQITLLPLSDVAHLVHGPIGCTGSSWDNRGSFSSGPTINRLGFTTDLSEQDVIMGRGERRLFHAVRHIVNRYHPAAVFIYNTCVPAMEGDDIEAVCQAAETATGVPVIAVDVAGFYGSKNLGNRLAGEVMVKKVIGGREPAPWPEDTPFAPAHRHDIGLIGEFNIAGEFWHIQPLLDELGIRVLGSLSGDGRFSEIQTLHRAQVNMLVCSRALINVARSLEQRYGTPWFEGSFYGVRATSDALRQLAALTGDRDLMQRTEQLIAREEQRTEQALAPLRERLRGRKALLYTGGVKSWSVVSALQDLGMEVVATGTRKSTEEDKQRIRELMGADALMLDEGNARSLLDVVYRYQADMMIAGGRNMYTAYKARLPFLDINQEREHAFAGYRGIVTLAEQLCLTMESPVWPQTHSRAPWQ, from the coding sequence ATGAAGGGGAACGAGATCCTGGCTTTGCTCGATGAACCTGCCTGCGAGCACAACCATAAACAGAAATCCGGCTGCAGCGCGCCGAAACCCGGCGCGACGGCGGGCGGCTGCGCCTTTGACGGTGCGCAGATCACCCTGCTGCCACTCTCCGATGTTGCCCACCTGGTACACGGCCCCATTGGTTGTACCGGTAGCTCATGGGATAACCGTGGCAGCTTCAGTTCCGGCCCGACGATCAACCGGCTGGGTTTTACCACCGATCTGAGCGAACAGGATGTGATTATGGGGCGCGGCGAACGCCGCCTGTTCCATGCCGTGCGCCATATCGTCAACCGCTACCATCCGGCCGCCGTCTTTATCTATAACACCTGCGTCCCCGCGATGGAGGGCGACGATATCGAAGCCGTCTGTCAGGCGGCAGAAACCGCCACCGGCGTACCGGTGATTGCCGTTGATGTCGCCGGGTTTTACGGCAGCAAAAATCTTGGCAACCGGCTGGCCGGTGAAGTGATGGTGAAAAAGGTCATTGGCGGGCGTGAACCCGCGCCGTGGCCGGAAGATACGCCGTTTGCCCCGGCGCATCGCCACGATATCGGGCTGATTGGCGAATTCAATATTGCCGGGGAGTTCTGGCACATTCAGCCGCTGCTTGATGAGCTGGGTATTCGCGTGCTCGGCAGCCTCTCCGGCGACGGGCGCTTCAGTGAAATCCAGACGCTACACCGGGCGCAGGTCAACATGCTGGTCTGCTCCAGGGCGCTGATCAACGTCGCCCGCTCGCTGGAGCAGCGCTACGGCACGCCGTGGTTTGAAGGCAGTTTTTATGGCGTACGCGCCACCTCTGACGCTCTGCGGCAACTGGCGGCGCTGACCGGAGACCGCGATCTGATGCAGCGCACCGAACAGCTAATTGCCCGTGAAGAACAACGAACAGAGCAGGCGCTGGCCCCGCTGCGTGAACGGCTGCGCGGGCGCAAAGCGCTGCTCTATACCGGCGGCGTGAAATCCTGGTCGGTGGTCTCGGCGCTTCAGGATCTGGGCATGGAAGTGGTGGCGACCGGTACGCGCAAATCCACCGAAGAGGATAAACAGCGCATCCGCGAACTGATGGGTGCCGACGCGCTGATGCTTGATGAAGGCAACGCCCGCTCGCTGCTGGACGTGGTTTACCGCTACCAGGCGGACATGATGATCGCCGGGGGACGCAATATGTATACCGCCTACAAAGCGCGGCTGCCGTTCCTCGATATCAATCAGGAGCGCGAGCACGCCTTTGCCGGTTACCGCGGCATTGTCACGCTGGCCGAACAGCTCTGCCTGACCATGGAAAGCCCGGTCTGGCCGCAAACCCATTCCCGCGCACCGTGGCAATAA
- the nifD gene encoding nitrogenase molybdenum-iron protein alpha chain has protein sequence MSNATGERNLEIIQEVLEIFPEKTRKERRKHMMVSDPEMESVGKCIISNRKSQPGVMTVRGCSYAGSKGVVFGPIKDMAHISHGPIGCGQYSRAGRRNYYTGVSGVDSFGTLNFTSDFQERDIVFGGDKKLTKLIEEMETLFPLTKGISIQSECPVGLIGDDIEAVANASRKAINKPVIPVRCEGFRGVSQSLGHHIANDVIRDWVLDNREGKPFEAGPYDVAIIGDYNIGGDAWASRILLEEMGLRVVAQWSGDGTLVEMENTPFVKLNLVHCYRSMNYISRHMEEKHGIPWMEYNFFGPTKVAESLRKIADMFDDTIRANAEAVIAKYQAQNDAIIAKYRPRLEGRKVLLYMGGLRPRHVIGAYEDLGMEIIAAGYEFAHNDDYDRTLPDLKEGTLLFDDASSYELEAFVKALKPDLIGSGIKEKYIFQKMGVPFRQMHSWDYSGPYHGYDGFAIFARDMDMTLNNPAWGQLTAPWLKSA, from the coding sequence ATGAGCAATGCAACAGGCGAACGTAATCTGGAGATCATCCAGGAAGTGCTGGAGATCTTTCCGGAAAAAACGCGCAAAGAACGCAGAAAGCACATGATGGTGAGCGACCCGGAGATGGAAAGCGTCGGGAAATGCATCATCTCCAACCGTAAGTCGCAGCCCGGCGTGATGACCGTGCGCGGTTGCTCTTACGCCGGTTCTAAAGGGGTGGTATTCGGGCCGATCAAAGATATGGCCCATATCTCCCACGGCCCGATCGGCTGCGGTCAGTACTCCCGCGCCGGACGGCGTAACTACTACACCGGCGTCAGCGGTGTTGATAGCTTCGGTACGCTCAACTTCACCTCTGATTTTCAGGAGCGCGATATCGTGTTCGGCGGCGATAAAAAGCTGACCAAACTGATTGAAGAGATGGAGACGCTGTTCCCGCTGACTAAAGGGATCTCCATTCAGTCCGAATGCCCGGTCGGCCTGATTGGTGACGACATTGAAGCCGTTGCCAACGCCAGCCGCAAAGCCATCAATAAACCGGTCATTCCGGTGCGCTGCGAAGGCTTTCGCGGCGTTTCCCAGTCGCTCGGCCACCACATTGCCAACGACGTGATCCGCGACTGGGTACTGGATAACCGCGAAGGCAAGCCATTTGAAGCCGGTCCTTATGACGTGGCGATCATCGGCGATTACAACATCGGCGGCGATGCCTGGGCGTCGCGCATTTTGCTCGAAGAGATGGGCCTGCGCGTGGTGGCGCAGTGGTCCGGCGACGGCACGCTGGTTGAGATGGAGAACACGCCGTTCGTCAAACTCAACCTTGTGCACTGCTACCGCTCGATGAACTACATCTCCCGCCATATGGAGGAGAAACACGGTATTCCGTGGATGGAGTACAACTTCTTCGGCCCGACCAAAGTCGCCGAGTCGTTGCGCAAAATCGCCGATATGTTTGATGACACCATTCGCGCCAACGCTGAAGCGGTGATCGCCAAATATCAGGCGCAGAACGACGCCATCATCGCCAAATACCGTCCGCGTCTGGAAGGCCGCAAAGTGCTGCTGTATATGGGCGGTTTACGTCCTCGCCATGTGATTGGCGCTTATGAAGATCTGGGGATGGAAATTATCGCTGCGGGTTATGAATTCGCCCACAACGATGACTACGACCGCACCCTGCCGGATCTGAAAGAAGGCACCTTGCTGTTCGACGATGCCAGCAGTTATGAACTGGAAGCCTTTGTCAAAGCGCTGAAGCCGGATCTGATCGGCTCCGGTATTAAAGAGAAGTACATCTTCCAGAAAATGGGCGTGCCGTTTCGCCAGATGCACTCCTGGGATTACTCCGGCCCCTATCACGGTTATGACGGCTTTGCCATCTTCGCCCGCGATATGGATATGACGCTCAATAACCCCGCGTGGGGCCAGTTGACTGCGCCGTGGCTGAAATCCGCCTGA
- the nifT gene encoding putative nitrogen fixation protein NifT → MPVVTIRQRGADLYCYIAKQDLEAKILDVEHDSPERWGGAISLEGGRRYYVNLQPGRPSFPISLRATRDALV, encoded by the coding sequence ATGCCGGTCGTTACTATTCGCCAGCGCGGCGCGGATCTCTACTGCTATATCGCCAAACAGGATCTGGAAGCGAAAATCCTGGACGTTGAGCACGACTCCCCGGAACGCTGGGGCGGCGCGATTTCTCTTGAGGGCGGTCGCCGCTATTACGTCAATCTGCAACCCGGACGGCCCTCATTTCCCATTAGCCTGCGCGCCACCCGCGACGCCCTGGTATAA
- a CDS encoding NifB/NifX family molybdenum-iron cluster-binding protein, translated as MSDNDTLFWRMLALFQALPELQPAQIMAWLTGDCDEALTPELLASLDQRRLEQRFPHEDALMSAGRWARVKACLKGDLPAHLRVIDHAARRPQLIVAFCSQDGLAINGHFGQGRLFFIYAFDDQGGWLYDLRRYAASPQDKEPNESRAQLLGDCHLLFCEAIGGPAAARLIRHNIHPMKVAPGQTISSQCDAIKTLLNGQLPPWLAKRLERANPLEERVF; from the coding sequence ATGTCCGACAACGATACCCTTTTCTGGCGGATGCTGGCGCTGTTCCAGGCGCTGCCGGAACTGCAACCCGCGCAAATCATGGCGTGGCTGACCGGCGACTGCGATGAGGCGCTGACGCCGGAGCTGCTGGCCTCGCTGGATCAACGCCGTCTGGAGCAGCGCTTTCCTCATGAGGACGCATTAATGTCCGCCGGGCGCTGGGCGCGGGTGAAAGCGTGCCTGAAAGGCGATCTACCCGCCCATTTGCGCGTGATCGACCACGCGGCGCGTCGCCCGCAGTTGATTGTCGCCTTCTGCTCGCAGGATGGGCTGGCAATTAACGGCCATTTCGGCCAGGGGCGGCTGTTTTTTATTTATGCCTTTGATGACCAGGGCGGCTGGCTGTATGACTTACGCCGTTACGCCGCCAGTCCGCAGGACAAAGAGCCCAACGAGAGCCGCGCGCAACTGCTCGGCGATTGCCATCTGCTGTTCTGCGAAGCGATTGGCGGCCCCGCCGCTGCCCGCCTGATCCGCCACAATATCCATCCGATGAAAGTCGCCCCCGGCCAGACCATTAGCTCGCAGTGCGACGCCATCAAAACGCTCCTCAACGGGCAACTGCCGCCGTGGCTGGCAAAACGCCTTGAGCGCGCCAACCCGCTGGAAGAACGGGTGTTCTGA